One window of Hypanus sabinus isolate sHypSab1 chromosome 10, sHypSab1.hap1, whole genome shotgun sequence genomic DNA carries:
- the LOC132401374 gene encoding uncharacterized protein LOC132401374, translating to MSLVTLANFYRCTIENILFRSFTAWYGNCTTCTPTSNPDTTPRHHNSPLHPDITPHHYTPTSHLTTTPRHHTSPLHPDTTPRHHTPTPHPDTTPRHHTPTPHPTTTPRHHTPTPHPDTTPRHHTPTPHPDTTPRHHTPTPHPDTTPRHHTPTPHLTTIPRHHTSPLYHDTTPHHYTTTPHLTTIPRHHTSPLYHDTTPHHYTTTSHLTTTSHPDTTPHCHTPTSHPTATLHHTPPPHSITPHRRTPSHPTATLHHTPPPHSITPHRHTPSHPTATFHHTPPPHSITPHRHTPSHPTATPQHHTPTSHPTTTPHHHTPTSHPNIAPHHHTPTSHPDITPPHRTPTSHLPIAPRHHTSPSHPDIAPRHRTPTSHPDIAPRHRTPTSHPTTAPRHRTPPPHPDIAPHHRTPTSHPTTAPRHRTPPPHPDIAPHHRTPTSHPTTAPRHRTPPPHPDIAPHHRTPTSHPTTAPRHRTPPPHPDIAPHHQLPAGEGEQMPHTSDQLFVHSTHSIV from the exons ATGTCCCTGGTGACCCTTGCGAACTTTTACaggtgcaccatagaaaacatcctgttCAGAAgcttcacagcttggtatggcaattgcACTACCTGCACCCCGACATCAAACCCCGACACCACACCCCGACATCACAACTCACCACTACACCCCGACATCACACCTCACCACTACACCCCGACATCACACCTCACCACTACACCCCGACATCACACCTCACCACTACACCCCGACACCACACCCCGACACCACACCCCGACACCACACCCCGACACCACACCCCGACACCACACCCCGACACCACACCCCACCACTACACCCCGACACCACACCCCGACACCACACCCCGACACCACACCCCGACACCACACCCCGACACCACACCCCGACACCACACCCCGACACCACACCCCGACACCACACCCCGACACCACACCCCGACACCACACCCCGACACCACACCTCACCACTATACCACGACACCACACCTCACCACTATACCACGACACCACACCTCACCACTATACCACGACACCACACCTCACCACTATACCACGACACCACACCTCACCACTATACCACGACACCACACCTCACCACTATACCACGACATCACACCTCACCACTACATCACACCCCGACACGACACCTCACTGCCACACCCCAACATCACACCCCACCGCCACACTCCATCACACCCCACCGCCACACTCCATCACACCCCACCGCCGCACTCCATCACACCCCACCGCCACACTCCATCACACCCCACCGCCACACTCCATCACACCCCACCGCCACACTCCATCACACCCCACCGCCACATTCCATCACACCCCACCGCCACACTCCATCACACCCCACCGCCACACTCCATCACACCCCACCGCCACACCCCAACATCACACCCCAACATCACACCCCACCACCACACCCCACCACCACACCCCAACATCCCACCCCAACATCGCACCCCATCACCACACCCCAACATCACACCCCGACATCACACCTCCCCATCGCACCCCGACATCACACCTCCCCATCGCACCCCGACATCACACCTCCCCATCGCACCCCGACATCGCACCCCGACATCGCACCCCGACATCGCACCCCGACATCGCACCCCGACATCGCACCCCGACATCGCACCCCACCACCGCACCCCGACATCGCACCCCACCACCGCACCCCGACATCGCACCCCACCACCGCACCCCGACATCGCACCCCACCACCGCACCCCGACATCGCACCCCACCACCGCACCCCGACATCGCACCCCACCACCGCACCCCGACATCGCACCCCACCACCGCACCCCGACATCGCACCCCACCACCGCACCCCGACATCGCACCCCACCACCGCACCCCGACATCGCACCCCACCACCGCACCCCGACATCGCACCCCACCACCGCACCCCGACATCGCACCCCACCACC AGCTGCCGGCTGGAGAAGGTGAGCAGATGCCGCACACCTCCGACCAACTGttcgtgcacagcacccacagcattgTCTGA
- the chchd10 gene encoding coiled-coil-helix-coiled-coil-helix domain-containing protein 10, mitochondrial — translation MPRGSRSRASRPAPSRAAPPAHPPPAAVAPPTMQPRQPGLMAQMASTAAGVAVGSAVGHVMGSALTGAFSGGSGSEPAKADVTYQEPPVAAPPAQPHSQDFRPCQYEMKQFLECAQNQHDLTLCDGFNEVLKQCRSAHGIY, via the exons ATGCCCCGCGGAAGCCGCAGCCGAGCGAG CCGTCCTGCTCCTTCCCGAGCCGCTCCCCCTGCTCACCCTCCTCCAGCTGCTGTCGCTCCTCCAACCATGCAGCCCCGGCAGCCGGGCCTAATGGCGCAGATGGCAAGCACGGCAGCAGGAGTGGCGGTGGGCTCAGCAGTGGGCCACGTCATGGGGAGCGCGCTGACCGGGGCCTTCAGTGGTGGAAGTGGCTCGGAGCCTGCCAAGGCAGATGTCACCTACCAG GAGCCTCCAGTGGCAGCCCCTCCAGCCCAACCTCATTCCCAAGACTTCAGACCCTGCCAGTATGAAATGAAACAGTTTCTGGAGTGTGCCCAGAACCAGCATGACCTAACCCTCTGTGATGGTTTCAATGAGGTGCTGAAGCAATGTCGCTCTGCACACG GTATATATTGA